CAATGGCAATTAGCATTTACACTTTACATCGTGACTGCAAACTGAACTTCAAATTAAACAAAGAAAACCAATGAAAACTAGTTACGATTTATTTGACGTCATTATGTTTGCAAAAATCGACCTATAATCACTCCAGAAAATAAGCGGCATCAAGTTTTGTTTCATAAAATCGGGACACAAGCCGCATACGGtacctaaaaataaaaaaagttgtattggtaaaataaaataaccagaAAGAAACTCAATTGTACAACAGAACGTACCTTCATTGGTTGGGCGAGGAAACCGGTGGGCTGAGAGAGGTCATTGCTCGGGAGGAAGCCTGGAACATTCCTTGCAAACTCCTCATACACGGCCAGTTGTTTTGGGTCCACTCCTCCCACCTACATACAAATACAGTTAGCCAGGCCATCACAAGCACCACCGAGTAAATCCTCTTCGAATGCAAGCGTTAACAGCAGTAAAGCCTATATGCCTTGACCCACCTTGAGTCTGATCTGCTCAGGCATGCGCTCAGCCTGGTAGGTCAGCACGACGGGGTCACAGTAACGACGGCCTTCCTGGCGTGCATGCTTCCTCAGCTCAAACTCCTGGAAGAAAAGTCCACATCCAAACGAGTCAGACCCGCCCAATGGTTTCTCTCTCCGAGGAAAACGATGGAAAAGAGTCAAGGATGGAActaaatataaaacatttgtTCATGCTGAAACCATGCACATTATTTAGACGAACCAAACTACACAACCATCCTTGGCCCAAACAAAAGTCTTACGGTGGCCAATCTCTTGTCCATCTCAGGTCCAGCCTTCTCTACTGCCGTCTTCTGGATGAAGCAGCAGGCCAGTTCACAGTTATCCTGGGCAATCCTGGCTGCAgcctcctccatcatctcccTCTGCTGAGGGGTGGGAGCCTGCCGGGACAACGATTGGAGCAGCTTTAGGGGCAAGTGGAGACCTCTTCAATGCCAAACGACTGTGCCGTTCACGCCCCGTCAGGTACCAGCGTATCAGAGAGGCTCACGGTCCGACCTACCCTCAGCGCCGCGGCGAAGCTGTTCTTGAGGTTGGTGGCGATGCTCATGAGGAGGGGCTCCCGGCACGTGATCATCGCCATGCCGGCGGTCAGGTTCCTCATCATGTGGTGCGCCGCTACACGCATGCGAGACTCCTCCGAGTCCAGGGCAAAGTCCTTCCTCACAATCTGCTCACAGGTTGTCATGGCAATTTTGATGGAGCGGTCGACCACAGGGTGCACCAGCTCCTGGACGGCCCGCTCGACTGACTGCCGCACACACTGCTTCAGCTGAGGGTGGGCCTGCAGCAGGGGGATCTAGCATGGGACGGAACACGTTCAGGTTAAAACCATCAACGGGCAGAACTAGAAACTGGAATGAGGTTTAGCAATGGGAGGGGCAGCATAGGCCACTTAAACCATCAATTGTAGTGCAaaagaccaggactctggcagTACATGTCCAACATTTTACTTCCCCAAAATATGTCACACTGTAACTGAGGAGCATTTTAAGAACGCTGATGACAGTAACTTCCATCTGGCCGATGCCACTAGATGGAGGCTGAGCCAGATGGGGGCCTCGTACGTacgttgatgttgatgttgatgtgcGGGGCCAGGCCGGCCAGAGCGTAGACATTGATGTCATGATAACTGAACTGTGGGGTGGGGGGCCCAGTCGTTGTGCAGGCGGTGGTAGTGGCAGCAGGGGTAGAAGGTGCAACTGCAAATGGAAGAAAGTCTCCTGTTGGTTACAAAACGCTATTTTGATTAAAATCATGGAAGGGGAAGAAGCACCGCCAGGCTGGATACAACGCAAATCAAGCAGAAATTATTCACGCACAAACCTCGTCAAAAGGCTCAAAGTACAAACGTATATGCAGATACAAACATAAAACCATCCGACGCAACGTTCAGACTTGAGGAGCAGACACTGAAAAAAGATAGCAGAAATGTTTAAAGAAACGATTGAGAGCATTGAGCCGTGAACCCACCTGTGGTGACAATAGGGAGCATCTCCTCTGGAGGCTTGGCCTCTTTCTTTGGTGCAGACAGCTGCTCCTCCAGGCTCTTCAGCTTCTCTTTGTCCTTCAGCAGCGTACCCGGCTTGAGGTCGTTAATGTCCAGAGACAAGTTCTTACAAAGAACTTCAATCTCAAACTTAAGGTTAAGCTGCAAAGAGAAACAATTGGAAACATTGGCTCGATGAAACACAACCGTAACAGGTCACTTTAAAAGCCAGTTGGCTAGAATGCCAGTTTTCCTTGTTCACAAACAACCCTATTAGCCTTTAACTTTATCCCAACGACTCAGCTGACAGAGTCTGAACAATCTTACAAGTCTGTCTTCTGTCAAACCCTTGTGCTTTAACTTGGTGGTGGTGCAGATTGGTCAACCACCTCACCTTGAGGTCATGCTCCTGGTGCAGCTCTGCTAGAACATTCATGATGGCCATGGTCCAGGGGTTCTGTGGTCTGAACAcctacaaatgcacacacatgtcatTTCAACCCAATCAATTTGAGGCTTTTCATTTTTCCTCAGTATATGTGCGGCAATAAAGTGTAATGATGAATACACCGTCATTAAATACCCTTTTCTAGGCAACCATAGGGCATTAAAGAGCTGATCAGCCCCCACattctaaaaaaaatatttttactgCAGAAGCAGTGAGACAAAATCCTATTCCACTTACCACACTGCGTAAACTGGATTCCAGTACTTTGGCCACAAAGGGAACAACGTACAGGAGTTCTTGCTGACCCTTCACATAGGCTTCCAGCAAGAGAGACTTCACTTCCAGGTCCTAAGAATGAAACAGATTGGCAAAGGGATTGATTTAATGGCACCAAGGTCACAAGAATGTCCACTGACTAACAAATGCAAATTAAGTTACTGACCGTGTAAAGAATAGGCTTATTCTTGGCTAGGGTGATCATGCCCAGCCAGTGGCCCAAGTTCTTCAATAGGGAGCGATCAGAGAAATTGGCTGCAGCCTTGTCCGAGGTCAAGAGCACCTATGATACAAAATACGTAACAGGGAGTTTAGATAAGGCACCTGGGAAACATTTATGACAATGTGTATTCAACCAAAAATGGCCATAACATCTGGTTTAATTCACACCAATGGCAAATGTGTGAGGGAGGGGCAAGGTTATTAATTGGAGACTGAAAGGTCAAGGAATCAAAATCTGCTTAGCACCAACACAATTTTTTAAAAGCTATTCATGTACCCTGATATTTCTGTAGGTTTCACTGAGGACCATCTTCCCAAAGTCTGGGTTCTTCAGCGTGTCCAAGAAGTTGGAGTACAGGCTGTGGAAGTTTGGCTCTATACTGACACGCTTCATCACTAGGTACTGAGACACCCAGGGCATGAACTCCTCCTTCACAGTTtccttcagctcctccacctggccAGAGAGAAACGGAAGTCAGATTCAGCCCAGGTTCACAGAGTTACATTGGGCGAGGCCACGTGGCCGAAGACTTCTACTATACCTTCTGTGTCATGTTCGACTGAGACAGGTTGTTGAAGATGAAGGCGATCTTTTCCTGGACGTTCTCCGGCGGCTCTACAATCCTCTCTGTCTGGTCGGTGGCTACCAACAGTGTGTCTATGTTGGTTGTGTTTATTGAGGGCTGTAGACAATTATAAGTTAAAAGTTATAAGTTAAATTAATTACCTTTGTAATAAGATTAAACCATATTTCGGAAAGATCTGTGTACATTTTGTGTGTTCAGGCATCAGAACATAATGCGGATGAACTGCAGAAAGGCAACTACCATAAAAGAGGGATAAAAACCGGAATCTGAAGTCGTCTAACCAAAACATGATAAAGCATCGTGGCCCAAATTTTCTCTTTTTCGCACTAGCCTGCCCACAATGCTGTCGGCCTTTTGTGTGGTTCACGTATAGGACCGTGTTTCCACACGACCCAATGCATAATCCCAACAAGGGTTATTAATGCAATTTAGATGTGTAAGAATCCAATGTATGTATCCAAACGATACTGTATCCATACTTCTGCTGCAGATATTTTGAGAGGCGCCCTTTGGCCAGCCGCTTCTAAATTAATGGAATTTCTCAATATTTGTAGTATGTGATTAGAATAGTTTTCTACATACAGAGGGAGATAGGTAAAATATAAACTGTGGGAAACAGAAATGATACATGGCAACAGTCAAAGCTTATTGCAACATAGGCTTGAAGGATAAGTAACAGTTAAAAGTCCACATCTACTTCGACAGGGCTGTCGAATCCAATTCCCTCACTATACTGCATTACAATTGCAGAGGGGTGGTTCAGCTGAACACGAAATAGTACTTGCAGTTGtttatgtgtatttttgttAAATATGATATAGAAGTaggtaaaataaatcaaacacacCATTATAGTACTTACGGGCACATCCTTCTTGAAGCCACTGGGTGTAGGTCTTGCGATTGTAGTGGTTTTGGCCACAGTAgttgtggcggtggtggtggtgaccagGGTGCTAGCCTGACCAGGCTGCGGGGCTTTGGGCACACCAGGCTGCTGGGACTGAGCTTGGACCTGGGCCAGGGCTAGGCTGCCCGGGGTAGTGATGGAGCCTTGCAACTTCACCGGAGGGTCCCGTGACTGCTGGCCATACTCGATATACTGTACACACAGGATATGGAAAGTGCAGAGCGGGAGACTTATTTATTTTGGAGTTGCATTCTTTGGCCCAAACCAAGTCTGGGACAAAGTAAGAAAATCATTAAAATTCAAAACATGGAAAGGGGAAGATTAGGGAAACCTGTTTACCTCTTGTAAATGATGGGGAAATTGCAAGAAGTGGCCAATTGAGGCCAAGTGTTGACAATACTGAGGATAATCCTTCAATCTAGATTTGAGATGAAGGAAAATGTTAACCTTCTGATACAAAGTTGAATGATGATAAATGTTTAACAGGGAAAATGTTTGCATACCTGTTTTTGAACCTGTCTAGAGCAGCAATTCCGAAGTAGTACATTTTTGATCCAAAGGGTTTCCGCAATGCTTCAAGAACATAACGCAGGGCCAGTCCTAGAGCCATGTAGGTGACCAGGCCCTTCTCAATGATGCCTCCAAACAGGCAGGCGGTGATGTGGAGCTCCTTGTCTGGGTACTGGGGGAAGAACCGATACTCCTCGAATAGATTGCGCAGCATGCAATTGAACACTTCTCTCTCCCGCTTTATGGTGGAGTCCTTGAACCTCTGCAGCATCTCCAAAACCTAGAAGGCGCAGGAGGAGGATTATAGTTAACCAAAACTTACTGGAGAACAATGCTGCAGGCCTATACATTTTCACTacaattaaaaaagaaattATAGTAAGTAACTCAATAGCTTTTGACAACTAATAATGTCAGCGACAACTGATGGGACAATGTGCTAAAACAGGACATCGCACAGCCCTACAATGTACAAAGTTCAGACTCCTCTAGTGACTAAAGCTGCATACCTCATCTACAGACATGGTGGGGTGTGGTGGGTGGTTATAGATGCGCTGGAAGTAGCTGTTGGCTTCATCATCGATCTCCTTACTAAAGTGCTGGTTAGCCTCTGGCCACACCTGAGAGAGGTCCGCTATAAGAGAAGAAAGGAATTAATTAAATCCACATTATTGTTGGGTTCTCCTGAACAAGTTACAAATTGAAATAGCATGACTATAACATCCATGCTCAACATGGGTCCCAAACAACTCAAGGTATCAGAAGGAACCAATTAGTTTACGTAGAACCCTTGGTTGATGCCAAACGCACATTAAAGTGGAACCAATAGACTTGTATTGGAATTCTGATAGCACTTATTCAATGACATTCCTCATGAAGAGCTCGGATTACCACACCATAAACAGTCACTAGtatgaatgcatgaatgaaGTGGTGAGGAAATGCAGTATTAGGCACGTCTTCTTACTCTGCTGAAAGGTTGGTGGGTTGAGTCCCGGTGTGCTCATCTTCCTTGTGCCGAATGGGTCACTAGTTACTGCAGGCATTCCAAGACCAGAACCAATGCTTGAGCCAATGCCTGATCCAAGAGGACCTAAAAGTAGGACATATATAAAGGGAAGACAAGATCTCAAACAAACCAATAGGTGAGGGATACAACATGAGGATGATCATTTCTGAATTGTGTTTTTGGGCAACAAAGTCGTGAAAATCTTCAGTACCCGAGTCCATGCCAGGAAGCTGGGAAGACAGGCTGCCGATGCCCCCAAAGGGTGTGCTGGGGTTGGGATTGGTCAGCGGTGGGAATGCTTTGGCTGGGGACTGTGGGTTACTGAAAGCAGAGCTCAGTGAAGACGGAAAGCCCTGCATGTTTTGGGTGTGTGAGGTGGTGGAACCACCGAGATTCAGGGAACCCATGGCGGACAAAGGGTCAATCTGTGGAAAGATCAAGAAAAACAGCAATGAAGGGAGAAACATTAGAAGACACTGAGACGCTAATGATACCAACTATTCACTaacgttaaaaaaataaaaaagtcaaATGATCAGTAACAAGCTGCAGCCACTATACACTTGAGGCTAGCTCCTCACTGGacaacataaaaaaatgaaatgcataatGAGCATTCAAAGTTTGTCAGGACATAATATCCAAGACTGTCGCTTGAGTAAAGTCAATCCGAAGAAAATGCTAGACTTAATAAAAAACGTATCAAGAATTATAATGTTGCTAGCACTATACTCGTCTACCTCCAGACGTCTTTACCCAGAAGAATACGCACTAATCCATTAAAAAGGTTTGCCTTGCAAGTCTGGACAATCAACCGTTTAAAAGTGTCAAttaaacattacattacattgttAAAAGTCCATTCGCTCTTACACCTTAATCTTCAAAGAAATACTCCCATTTGGGATGATAATGATACAGCAATTTTCATTTTGCAAGAAAGAGTTGCATAAAAGATTAAGCACCGGTCAGGTTTCAATTGAACTTAACCACTATACGAATAAGACGATGAATCTTCATGACTCAATGAGAACTGCCCCATTAACTGGATAATGGAATAGCCCAAAAGGTCCAACTGAAATCTACAAACAACATTAAAAGGGTCTTATTGGGGAGGGATGGTCAGCGAGTGTGATACCTGTACTGGAGAGATGGCATCCAGGCTGCTGGTGCTGGGTGCGCGGCCTTTGGGCATCACTCCTGGTGGCGGCTGGCGGGCTTTGTTCATCACGTTGCTGCAGTTCGCCACCATGGTGAGGATAGTCTCAGACAGTTCCTGGGACACACTCCTTCAGGAGGAAAATATATAACCGGGACAATGTTTAAAACATCTCTGCTGTGATAGCACTCCAGGCACTAAGACACAGGTAAGACAGTCTAGCTGATTTGGGTTTACTACCATTTAAACAAAGTGGAGCCACCTGATAACATAACAAATAAACATTCATTGATGGCAAGACTTATCTTACCCAGCACAGGACTGTAGGCAGGCCAGCATGGTGGCCAACGTCTCCGGGGGCAGCTGGGCGCTCTTGGGCTGGTCCTTGTCTGGAGCCAGACCTCCCATGATTGATGGGCAGCGCCTCTTCAGGAACGTCACACACGCCAGAATGAAAGGCTCCTGACCAAagaaggaataaaataaataaacattggaCAAAGTTAGGCTATCACAGGTCCTTGTAACCAGTATTccatgcacaaaaaaaaagatcagaattggtacatttatttatttgacttacCCCGTGCTCTCGTATTTTATCCGTCAGCCATTTGTCTAGTTTGAGGTATTCACGGCGAGAGGCAAGTGCAGCAAGATCAATAACAAAGGCAAACGGAGTAGCATTCAGCAGCATCGACAGAGACTGCGGGAGGAAAAAGATCATTATTGAAAACATATCATCCACCAATCGGTCTTACACTTAGTTGGACCTCTAGTAAGATCATGTCCATGATCATATAAGACAGTTGGGAGGCCTAGGTAAAAACTGTCCGAAtaagacaggtagacagaaaaGATTAATCTCTTCGGTAGTTAATGATAATTTGGTCCATTTGAATGTACCTTCAAATCCTGGGCCACATCCAGAATACGAGAGAGCTTGGCCTGGTCGTAATGTTCGCCCCTCATGTACCACTCGGCCATCGAGTGCATGATTAGCTGGCGGATAGATGGAGACTGTccctaaaataaatacatatattcatGTTAAATATTATGCAGATGAGGGTGGCAAAGTTGATCTCTTCATGTTCTGATtcaatcaaagaaaaaaaaaacatgaataagcACTCATTCTGGAAATGAGAAGATATTAGACATCGGAATCGGAATTTTAAAAATGGATGCAACCGAGTTCAATTGAACTTACCTGTCCATGCCAGGCATAGTGCAAGATAATGGCTGAGTTAGGGTGGTTGCCCAGGAAGATAGGCATGAGGGTGGAAATTAGCTCATGGCGAAGTGTGTGCCAGGAAGTGGAAATCTGCAGCAATGCCAGAACCAACATGTCTGGGCAGTGCTTGATGGGGAAGCTGAACAGCTGCTTCACCGGCTCATACTGGCCAACCTCTGACAGTCTGAGAAGGCTCTCTACCAGGTCCAGGCTTTTCCTGTAAACCGAATGGGCAGAGAGAGTATAGGATAATTAGACATTTAAATTAAAAGGAGTTTTGGCCAACTACATTATTATAGAGTTAAATCCAATCAAATTAATAAACTAGATAATCACATTTCTATTGTGTCAAGAGCAGCCAATTAAATCCATACCAGGTTGCAATCTCCTTATTGTCATCTTCAGGTGGCGCCTTGAGGATGTCAATGGCTACTGTGTGACATGGGTAGTCTGCGAAGCAAAACACCTCCGGACTCATCAGGGAATGCTGGATGAACGAAAGCTgttgaagaaagaaaatacaacaaATCACAACCGGTAATGGCTTCCAAAAACAATCTACACGTCTAGTAATCATTCTACATGTTAAATACAGAATGAAAGTGCAGAATTTCAAGTCATAATAAAGCAAGGCTTAAATGTGTGCACATTTGTTTAAAGGTCTTGATAAGGTACCTGTCCCTCGGCATGTTTCCATGGTCTATAGATGAGATCAACAGGGAACAGCTCCATCGCCAGGCCCCTTACAATGCCACAGACCACAATTTTCAGGCCTTTACTGTCCCGGATCATGAAGCCATGGTGGTCCAATTCATACGTCACCTCCTTGAAGTTTAGATTGGGGTTCTAAAGCAAAGAGGAAAAAATAAGTTACATACTAAGAAACTTTAAGACCCACCGGCACTTGACCGAACAAGAAATATAGCAAAGCTGGATGGATTTTACGATAATGAAGAAGATGAATGACTTGCCACTTCTTTGACCACATCAATGAAAACATCCACgttccaggtgtgtgtctgtgagccaTCACTTTTGTCCTTTCCATCACTCCAGATGCTGCTTCCTGGAGTCGAGATGGACTGGAGGAGACAAACTAAATGTTAAGACAGAGTGAAGCATTTCTAATCCAACTCAGTTTTTCCCACATCGCATGTCGAcgctagggttgccgcggtgtggacattttcacacgagtaatacgctcgtgtcaacaccggtataaCCGGTATTaaatttgaaactataggtcaaccgccatcttctccgtcaactctcctttcacactcggtgacagcggctggcagcgcgccaatactcggcgtcttataacgttctatatatatatatatacacacacaatagtataatataattttatatatcataatatcacggccaaaagctctgtgagcctccggatggccgtagcgcggggagctcacgtagggattgggctttacgggtttgtttaccggcgttgctatggttaccagtcttgtaaggaagcacgtcaattctcggcgcgacaattctcccgcacagagcagaactgttctacacattttaaatttcttaattattattatattattcatttttactgaatttgttttttattactgaaaaaaacaaacaaaaaaatgtaataccgtataccgcggcaaccctagtcgACGCTAGCTTTATCCCCAAGCATTCTTGTTTACCTGTAGTGGAATGCCATCAGCCAGGCCAGAGTGAGTCCGAGCCATCATGCCCAGGACCCTGGCTACCTGGCTGGCCGTCACCTCCCTCACCCCATACTGGAGGATTATGTTCCTGCACTCGTCCATACTGGAGAGGATGAAAGGGACATGATTAGAGTGGATGATTATGTTCCAGAGCTACTTCCCAGGTGCAAACTAAAACTTGGTCAGAAACAGATTTCTTGTCTTAGTTGAGAACTAATGTGAATTTAAGAGCAATGAAAAATCTAGACTGCTTAAGGTGTAAGCATAAATCTATGCGATCTTAGTGCTGTAatgaaatcttttttttttttattaccatAGAAATTGTCTGATCCCCGCATTCAAAAATA
This genomic stretch from Gadus chalcogrammus isolate NIFS_2021 chromosome 9, NIFS_Gcha_1.0, whole genome shotgun sequence harbors:
- the cnot1 gene encoding CCR4-NOT transcription complex subunit 1 isoform X2, which codes for MNLDSLSLALSQISYLVDNLTKKNYRASQQEIQHIVNCHGPEADRHLLRCLFSHVDFSGDGKSSGKDFHQTQFLIQECVSLISKPNFISSLCYAIDNPLHYQKSLKPSAHLFTQLSKVLKLSKVQEVIFGLALLISSNTDLRGFAAVFVKQKLPDLLRSYVDADLGGNQEGGFQDIAIEVLHLLLSHLLFGQKGASGVGQEQIEAFLNTLCRDFPQERCPVVLAPLLYPEKRDILMDRILPDSGELLKTMMESSLADFMQEVGYGFCASMDECRNIILQYGVREVTASQVARVLGMMARTHSGLADGIPLQSISTPGSSIWSDGKDKSDGSQTHTWNVDVFIDVVKEVNPNLNFKEVTYELDHHGFMIRDSKGLKIVVCGIVRGLAMELFPVDLIYRPWKHAEGQLSFIQHSLMSPEVFCFADYPCHTVAIDILKAPPEDDNKEIATWKSLDLVESLLRLSEVGQYEPVKQLFSFPIKHCPDMLVLALLQISTSWHTLRHELISTLMPIFLGNHPNSAIILHYAWHGQGQSPSIRQLIMHSMAEWYMRGEHYDQAKLSRILDVAQDLKSLSMLLNATPFAFVIDLAALASRREYLKLDKWLTDKIREHGEPFILACVTFLKRRCPSIMGGLAPDKDQPKSAQLPPETLATMLACLQSCAGSVSQELSETILTMVANCSNVMNKARQPPPGVMPKGRAPSTSSLDAISPVQIDPLSAMGSLNLGGSTTSHTQNMQGFPSSLSSAFSNPQSPAKAFPPLTNPNPSTPFGGIGSLSSQLPGMDSGPLGSGIGSSIGSGLGMPAVTSDPFGTRKMSTPGLNPPTFQQTDLSQVWPEANQHFSKEIDDEANSYFQRIYNHPPHPTMSVDEVLEMLQRFKDSTIKREREVFNCMLRNLFEEYRFFPQYPDKELHITACLFGGIIEKGLVTYMALGLALRYVLEALRKPFGSKMYYFGIAALDRFKNRLKDYPQYCQHLASIGHFLQFPHHLQECVQYIEYGQQSRDPPVKLQGSITTPGSLALAQVQAQSQQPGVPKAPQPGQASTLVTTTTATTTVAKTTTIARPTPSGFKKDVPVSTIMPSINTTNIDTLLVATDQTERIVEPPENVQEKIAFIFNNLSQSNMTQKVEELKETVKEEFMPWVSQYLVMKRVSIEPNFHSLYSNFLDTLKNPDFGKMVLSETYRNIRVLLTSDKAAANFSDRSLLKNLGHWLGMITLAKNKPILYTDLEVKSLLLEAYVKGQQELLYVVPFVAKVLESSLRSVVFRPQNPWTMAIMNVLAELHQEHDLKLNLKFEIEVLCKNLSLDINDLKPGTLLKDKEKLKSLEEQLSAPKKEAKPPEEMLPIVTTGDFLPFAVAPSTPAATTTACTTTGPPTPQFSYHDINVYALAGLAPHINININIPLLQAHPQLKQCVRQSVERAVQELVHPVVDRSIKIAMTTCEQIVRKDFALDSEESRMRVAAHHMMRNLTAGMAMITCREPLLMSIATNLKNSFAAALRAPTPQQREMMEEAAARIAQDNCELACCFIQKTAVEKAGPEMDKRLATEFELRKHARQEGRRYCDPVVLTYQAERMPEQIRLKVGGVDPKQLAVYEEFARNVPGFLPSNDLSQPTGFLAQPMKQQAWATDDVAQIYDKCMADLEQHLHAIPPALALNPQTQALRSLLEAVALARNSRDGIAALGLLQKAVEGLLDATSGADADLLLRYRECHLLVLKALQDGRAYGPQWCNKQITRCLIECRDEYKYNVEAVELLIRNHLVNMQQYDLHLAQSMENGLHYMAVAFAMQLVKLLLVDERSVGHITEADLFHTIETLMRTSAHSRANAPEGLPQLMDVVRSNYEAMIDRAHGGPNFMMHSGISQASEYDDPPGLREKAEYLLREWVNLYHSAAAGRDSTKAFSAFVGQMHQQGILKTDDLITRFFRLCTEMCVEISYRAQAEQQHNPAASAAIIRAKCYHNLDAFVRLIALLVKHSGEATNTVTKINLLNKVLGIVVGVLIQDHDVRQTEFQQLPYHRIFIMLLLELNAPEHVLETINFQTLTAFCNTFHILRPTKAPGFVYAWLELISHRIFIARMLAHTPQQKGWPMYAQLLIDLFKYLAPFLRNVELNKPMQILYKGTLRVLLVLLHDFPEFLCDYHYGFCDVIPPNCIQLRNLILSAFPRNMRLPDPFTPNLKVDMLSEINIAPRILTNFTGVMPSQFKKDLDSYLKTRSPVTFLSELRSNLQVSNEPGNRYNIQLINALVLYVGTQAIAHIHNKGSTPSMSTITHSAHMDIFQNLAVDLDTEGRYLFLNAIANQLRYPNSHTHYFSCTMLYLFAEANTEAIQEQITRVLLERLIVNRPHPWGLLITFIELIKNPAFKFWSHDFVHCAPEIEKLFQSVAQCCMGQKQAQQVMEGTGAS